A genomic stretch from Leptospira andrefontaineae includes:
- a CDS encoding DUF2804 domain-containing protein translates to MQKIIGPENQVHYGVWDGPIEFNHHDFTLLDFFGKEIKGLKKKFAFHSFNYLGIMMEDCLVGIAAVSLGYAYNVFAYLYKFDQGKVYEFDVKGPDLGLALKFPANPDEYEISFKKGKSFLNIRKSHSEGKLLLDANFGNKLEISGEFPYSLITHNPLRVLNPSEPSRWTFTEKCSPLIPDRISVKYEKKELVRDPSRTTMVYDWSGGYLRRETNWYWAAFSSVLPDRTKIGANFAALVNESFFPENAYWIDSERQRVSRCIFDFSHKDPYKPWRLWDEEGRIRLEFEPKGERREKVNLIWTKLYFRQFVGKFSGSFRPEKGREVQIKDVWGFTEFHRSLW, encoded by the coding sequence ATGCAAAAAATTATCGGACCCGAAAATCAAGTACACTATGGAGTTTGGGATGGTCCGATCGAATTCAATCATCACGATTTTACTCTTCTGGATTTTTTCGGAAAGGAGATCAAAGGGCTCAAAAAGAAGTTCGCTTTCCATTCTTTCAATTATCTAGGGATCATGATGGAAGACTGCTTGGTCGGAATTGCGGCAGTGAGTCTCGGATATGCGTATAACGTGTTTGCTTATCTGTATAAATTCGATCAGGGAAAAGTTTACGAATTCGATGTAAAAGGACCCGACTTAGGTCTTGCTTTAAAATTCCCGGCCAATCCTGATGAATACGAGATCTCTTTCAAAAAGGGAAAGTCCTTCTTGAATATTCGCAAATCCCATTCAGAAGGAAAACTTCTACTCGATGCAAACTTTGGGAATAAATTAGAGATCTCTGGAGAATTTCCATATTCTCTTATTACTCATAATCCGCTTAGGGTCTTAAATCCTTCCGAGCCAAGTCGTTGGACATTTACTGAAAAATGTTCTCCTTTGATTCCCGATCGTATCAGCGTAAAATATGAGAAGAAGGAGCTCGTTCGAGATCCTTCCAGAACCACTATGGTTTACGATTGGTCCGGTGGTTATTTAAGAAGAGAGACAAATTGGTATTGGGCCGCGTTCTCTTCCGTTCTTCCGGATAGGACAAAGATAGGTGCTAATTTTGCCGCTTTAGTAAACGAAAGTTTTTTTCCGGAGAACGCGTATTGGATCGATTCTGAAAGACAGAGGGTCAGCAGATGTATATTCGATTTTTCTCATAAAGATCCATACAAACCTTGGAGACTTTGGGACGAAGAAGGGCGTATCCGCTTAGAATTCGAACCAAAGGGAGAAAGAAGAGAAAAAGTAAATCTGATCTGGACCAAATTGTATTTTAGACAATTTGTAGGAAAATTTTCAGGAAGTTTTAGACCGGAAAAGGGAAGGGAAGTCCAGATCAAAGATGTCTGGGGATTCACGGAATTCCACAGGTCTCTTTGGTAG
- a CDS encoding LIC_13029 family protein, translating into MGEIQSKPAGSRENLEASDLKTLKDKKTSREISVLLYRVLFRSEEVRGGSVKVVKETFIRTHSNHPEQFPILDRAKFVRDMISVFKTSTVLNPEKLDSFFASIHAAFQNEIRYFLGKSTQFTFDIMFQVIESILQEMSHPEDQRTVDVKDRELILKHFRAYNDLSKFFNKMGTSKAVIDKKDDIITEISINHKEITIVSIENMFRNILAQILLSRKYNCGTLIDKWSTEYGFGPEQAQSMRNYIQETAPLTDFRTQYANALRAIGTENDMDLMFLRTLSNYYSSWVTQVSEQIPA; encoded by the coding sequence ATGGGAGAAATCCAGAGCAAGCCTGCAGGAAGTAGAGAAAATCTCGAAGCTTCTGACTTAAAAACTCTGAAAGATAAAAAAACTTCCCGAGAGATCTCAGTTCTTCTCTATCGAGTATTATTTCGAAGTGAAGAAGTTCGGGGAGGTTCGGTCAAAGTTGTTAAAGAGACTTTTATCCGCACTCATTCCAATCATCCTGAACAATTCCCGATCCTAGATAGGGCTAAATTCGTCCGGGATATGATCTCCGTATTCAAGACTTCTACCGTTCTAAATCCTGAAAAACTGGATTCTTTTTTCGCTTCTATACATGCAGCTTTCCAAAACGAGATCAGATATTTTTTAGGCAAATCCACTCAGTTCACATTTGATATCATGTTTCAGGTGATCGAGTCTATCCTTCAAGAGATGAGTCATCCGGAAGACCAAAGAACTGTGGATGTAAAAGATAGGGAACTTATCTTAAAACATTTTAGAGCCTATAACGATCTTTCTAAATTTTTCAATAAGATGGGAACTTCCAAAGCGGTGATCGATAAGAAGGACGATATCATCACTGAGATCTCTATCAATCATAAAGAGATCACAATCGTTTCTATCGAGAATATGTTCCGAAATATTTTGGCCCAGATACTTCTTTCCCGTAAGTACAATTGCGGAACACTGATCGATAAATGGTCTACTGAATACGGTTTTGGTCCGGAACAGGCTCAGTCTATGAGAAATTATATCCAAGAAACTGCACCTTTAACCGATTTCAGAACACAATACGCAAACGCGTTACGCGCTATTGGAACGGAAAATGATATGGACCTGATGTTCCTTAGAACTCTATCCAACTATTATTCATCTTGGGTAACCCAAGTTTCCGAACAGATCCCTGCTTAA